AATTTTAACATCCAAATAAACTTGGGATGCACCGAAAATTCAGCCACTGAAATTTTCGGCTTTCGGCCGAAACATCAAAACCACAGGAGACAACAGAGCCGAAACACccattttgtttctttctttctcactAAAAGTGAAATATGAACTGAAGCTGTTTTTGTTGTCTGTATGCACCAAGGTTGAGTGTTATAGGTTGTTGCTGTGGGTCACATCCCATAATAACCACATGTTTGTGTTTTGGCTTTATAGCTGACAGAGGAGGAGATCGCCACCGTCCTACAGTCGACCCTGAAGGGTTTGGAGTACCTCCACTTCATGAGGAAGATCCACAGAGACATCAAGGCAGGCAACATCCTGCTGAACACTGAAGGTCAAGCTAAACTGGCTGATTTTGGGGTTGCTGGACAGCTCACAGTAAGAAGAACCTCTGAGTTTAAACTCTGTGTTAAAATGCTATTTTTTAAAGGGAGAAAGTGGAATCTGTTGTCGCTTCTTACACTAATACAAATATAATGCATCTGACGTTAAAAAATCTTCTCTGGAGCTGAATTGAAAACGTTACCAGCTGCGTTTGTTCCCTTGGATTTTTTCTTGACCTTCTCAGGACACCATGGCAAAGAGAAACACCGTCATCGGCACACCATTCTGGATGGCTCCGGAGGTCATACAGGAAATTGGCTACAACTGCGTGGCTGATATCTGGTCCCTGGGAATAACCGGGATCGAGATGGCTGAAGGCAAGCCGCCTTACGCCGACATACACCCGATGAGGGTGAGGAAGGGGCAGTGGGTTTGTCTGAGCTCACACAAGTCAGTCGGTTaatgaaatgtttttgtttcatttgtttCTAAAGGCGATCTTCATGATTCCCACCAACCCTCCTCCAACGTTTCGAAGCCCAGATCTGTGGTCGGCAAACTTTCAAGACTTTATCAGCCAATGTTTGGTGAAAAACCCAGAAAACAGAGCGACAGCCACTCAGTTGTTACAGGTAACAAATAAAAACTGGGAATAAGCAGTCGGTGTTGGGCTGGAAAACATTATTACACTTTCTGCTACCTATCTCTAACGGACATTTCTTTTGGTTACGACTGCATTTTAAAGGCATCAGACATTAGAAATTTCAGAGCCACTTTTGTTTTTTCCCACCTGCAGCATCCTTTTATCAAATCAGCAAAGCCCAACTCCATCCTGCGAGCTTTGATCCAGGACGCCATAGAGATAAAACTGAAAATACAAGAGGAGGCAGAACAACGAGaacaagatgaagaagagaattcGGTACAGACATAAGAGTCTGATCCAATCTATAGAGAATAAATCAAATGTTTTACTTCCAgattacaatcagtcattcaagcTCAAGAGATAGGAGTGCTAACTCAGCTAAAATCTTCTCCCATCTTTGCGTCTGTCAGGATGAAGATGAGGTCGACCAGGGGACGATGGTTCGGGCACCAAGTGAGTCCGGAACGATCCGGGCTGCTGGTTCTTTAGCAGGTTCACTTAGCGGTACTATGATTGAACGTGCGGACACGGGAACCATGCAGTCACAGCTTGGCACCATGGTCATCAACTCTGACGATGAAGATGAGCAAGAGGCTGGTACTATGAAAAGTGAGTTCACCCATCCACATTCATCAGTGATTCATCGTCAGTGAACTTAAATAACTCTAGATACATTTAAACGTTTATGTCGCCCACCTGACAAAAACTGCAGAGAAAACTGAGtcagtcagtcaatcaatcaatcaaagctttatttataaagcgccttccgcaaccctgtcaggaagcccaaagcgctgaacatggtacagttgtaagtaattatactgaataaatcaacaataaaagaaattcaaattacaaaatacaaattacaaaatacaaaatggaaattacaaaatagatgaaacattccagtaaaatacaaatgtgtgaaacacaattggattgagtggatggattgagagtACCAAtgtaaactgtggaatggattcaacataatagagggccataattaagcatgttctggaaacgccaagcggaggaggtgtgtttttaggtgattcttaaagactggcagagaaggggacagcctaactgagggtggcaactggttccagagtaacggtgctaggactgagaaagcccggtccccacgggtacgacacctagaccgagggacagcgagcaggccttggtcagaggagcgcagagcgcgtgatggggaatgtctgttcaggagtgtggccagataggggggagccccaccctggaagaaatgataaacaaagacgagtcagGACGAGGAAGTGGTCAAAACACGGCTTTCGTTTCTGTTTTTAAGTTTAGAACATCTGAACTGTTTATGAGAATTATTTAGTAAAACGTTATGGAACAAAAGAGTTTTGAACAACAGATCCTAGATAACAACCTGGTTTAGCTTCAGAGCAGGAGTCTCAGGCTCGCGGCCCGTGGGCCAGTTGCGGCCCGCAGGACAATGATTTGTGGTCCCCTGCCTTAATATGAAAATGTAATATTAGTGCTGCCTACCGGTTTGATATGTTGGGCACTTTACAGTTTTGTGTGGGGAGCTGAATGAACAGACCAATCACGGTGAGGTGGGGGCGGGACATCGGCCACACTTGATGCTAGCAAACATTTCTCTGAATGAAAGTTACAGCAGTGTTGCCTTGGACTGGTCAGTGTTTTCTCACTGCCTGGCGGGCTGAGATTCGTCCCAGCACACTGCGTTCTCaaaacttaaataaataaataaataaataaaaacctctgAGGAAATAGAACCGCTTCATGTTGAGTGtacacgtctttttttttttccgcAGTTTAAACAGTTTACCTGTCTAACCTACACGATCAGGAAGCAGAGCGAACCGTAAACTGTGGGAATGTGGCGTCTGAGTTTTCTAAGCAGtctaaaaaaaataaagcagCTAAAAACAGTCAGAAATCAGTTCAGTGTCACGGTGGGAAAATGGATTACATGAGCCAAGcggatatttttttttactaaaacacacATTATCAAGataaaccagcaaaggtaagactgaattcATGCTTCTGCCATAATGAGACGAGCTGTTTTTTGCTGCTTTGCTTGAAGCTCCGTGAGTTTTGCACATAGTACTTGTATTGTTTGAAAGATGAGAGTCAGTGCTTTAATTTAATGGTTGCTTTTGTGGATAGGTTCATTTAGCATTGTCATTACTGCATGTTTTTCTCTAAATGAATTTAGTGTCTTTTTGTGTTCTTTTCATTTAGCAGCTTTTATTGTTGGAATTGGGTGTTGTTGAGAAAATTATTAGATGAGCTTCTTCTCGTTAAGAAGATGTAACCTTGTTTTTGGAATGACTTTGTAACCGGAAGTGCATGCGGACCCGGGTTCATCTAAGTAGCACAGTATTGTTTCCGCTTTTTTCCTTTAACAACAGCACGGCGGGTAACAGTGAGACATTCAACGTGCGTCGGCCAAGCGCTCGCTAATAAAACACTGACGCCAAGTGGAGTTATATATTTTAGCACCAAACATGTCTTTTTCAAAGCCTGCAGTGAAGAGAAAGGTTGGTGATGATGAGCAGAGACAGTTTCAGGAAAAGTGGGAAATGCAATACTTTGCTGAGCACCGGGGCACCCCTATGTGTCTTATCTGCACAGAGAAAGTAGCGGTGAACAAGGAGTACAATTTGAAACATCATTACACAACTAAACATGCTGAGGAGTATGCAAAATACCTAGGAGATGAGAGAGCCAAACGGATTGCCAATCTTAAAACATCTGTTCTGAGGCGACAAGATTTCTTCAAGAAAGCAACCAAGGAGAGTAATGCAGCAGTTGAAGCTAGCTACATGGTTGGCGAGATGATTGCTAAAGCAGGAAAGCCATTCACTGATGGTGAATTTGTCAAAAAGTGCATATTACAGGCTGCAAATATAGTCTGTCCAGAAAAGAAAAATCAGTTTAGCAACATCAGCCTTTCTGCCAACACAGTAGCAGATCGTATTTCTGATCTGTcaagtgacatttatgaccaacTGTGTGAGAAAGCCAAATCTTTCAGCGTATACTCAGTCGCTCTTGATGAGACCACAGACATCACTGACACTGCCCAGCTCGCAATGTATGTCCGCGGTGTTGTTGACGATTTTGAAGTGTTGGAGGAGTTGCTCACAGTAACTCCAATGCATGGCCAGACCACCGCTCAGGAGTTATTTTGGCAGCTCTGTGATGCCATTGAGAATGTCAGTCTGCCATGGAAGAAGTTTGTTGGAATAACAACTGATGGAGCCCCATCAATGACAGGGAGGAAAAATGGACTGGTGgcacttgttaaaaaaaactggaAGAGGAGGGTGTGGAGGAGGCCATTGCTCTACACTGCATTTGAAAACGTGATGTCTGTCGTTGTGAAATGCATCAACCAAATCAGATCCAGGGGCTTAAAGCACCGACTGTTCCGTGCCTTTTTAGAAGGAATAGAGTCAGAATATGGGGATATGCTCTACTTTACCGAGGTACGTTGGCTCAGCAGGGGAAACGTACTGAAGAGATTTTTTGAGTTGAGAGCAGAGGTGAAAGCCTTCGTGGCTGTTCCTGTGCTAAGTGATCCCAAATGGCTCATGGACTTAGTTTTTCTTGTTAGTATCACACATGAGCTGAATTTACTGAACAAAAAGTTACAAGGCCTGGGGCAACTTGTCAGTTCTGCCTATGACAGCGTGAGAGCATTCTCCACAAAACTTGTGATATGGAAAGCCCAGCTCTCTCAGACAAACCTTTGCCATTTTTTCTGCCTGCAAGACACTCACGGATGTGGGCTCACCATTCAGTGCCGAGAAGAATGTTGGTGTCATTTTGAGGCTACATGAGGAATTTGATCACAGatttgctgacttcaagaatcacAGAGCCACTTTTCAAATTTTTGCTGATCCCTTCTCAGTTGatatgcaagatgctcctcctgtGCTTCAGTTGGAGCTTATTGAGCTGCAGTGCAGCTCTGAACTCAAAGCGAAGTTCAGGGAGGTGAATGGAAAAGCAGACAAGCTTGGACAGTTTCTCAGAGAGTTGACCCCTAGGTTCCCTGAACTTTCCCGGATGTTAAAGCAGATGATGTGCCTTTTTGCGAGCACATACTTGTGCGAAAAGCTCTTCTCCATCTTGAACTTCAACAAGTCCAAGTACAGGTCCAGACTTACTGATGACCTTCGAGCCCTACTGAGGGTCTCAACTTCTTCCTCCCTTAGGCCAATTGTCGCTCAGCTATGTAAGGAGGCGCTGCCAGGTCTCTAGCAGCAAGGATTAGGCAAGAGAAACTatgttcagaagaacagttcatGTTCCTCTAATGTTCAGAAGAAGGTTAAAGAACTGTTAATACAGACATTTAAATCTGAATACAGCCAATATAGGTTTCTAAAGAAACCAAATAGTCGCTGAGAAatcaaataattttatttattcattactgATTACTTTTCTTATTCATTACTAATTTGTTGCATATTTTTCCATCTTATTTAgtgttaaatgaaaataaatagatTTGAgaagatggtttttttttttttacattgcttTTCTTGTGGAAAACCTAATGTGGCCCAGCCTCACCTAGAATCTGCCTTCAGCGGCCCTCAGCGAAATTGAGTTTGAGACCCCTTTAGAGCTAAGGGATTtcatccaccagggggcagtgtgACCTTAGGCTTGTTGTCTGGTGCTCATCTTCACAGAACAATGACTTCTGGATTTCTGACTATTGTTGGGGTTGTTTTAATTGCAAAAGTGTTTTCAACATTTTTAACTCCGGCCTTCAGAACACGAGCTCTGCTGTACTCTACGTTTTTATACTTGTCATTAACACGAGGCTTGTTTTGTCTAAAGTGCTACACcaacaaaaatgttttattcatgATCCTGAAGCTGTTTTGCGTTTCTGCAGTCAGAAACCTATAAATGAGTACATAAGTGGTTAAAACGGCCCGTTTCTGTTCTAAGCAGCAGAATGTTTGCCTTTAACAATTGATGATTGTATGCGCGTGAATGTATGATTTAACATAATTAAATCAAGACTTATTATGAGACCAAAAGAgtagagagaaagaaaaagaagagctTGACAAACACAACTCACCACTGTGGTCTCTCAGGTGTTGTATACGACAAGTTCTGgtttgttatttaatgagcatCGATCTGTTAAGTCTGCCGTGTGGGAGAAGAAAACTTTAGATCTGCTGTGTGCTTTTGGAAACGAGTCTCACTAAGAGTTGGACTCTGTTCATCTGCTCTCTGTGGGTGGGTTTTATATTTGTTTTATAAGCATAGAATTAACCCCAATGAGAATCGCTGAGTTTGAGTGTAAATCTGCCTGTACACCGTGTGATTGGAATGATGCACACTCCTGAGTGTCTGAAAAGATCCCAGATGAAAACAAAAGTTCTTGTGGAAGTTTATGATGTAATGCCACAACTCCTACACCGTTTCTGGAGAAGTTTCTGTTTGTCTGCATGTCTGTGAGCAGTCAAGGCATTATGGTGGAATTAACTATGAGCTGAGAAATGGATAAAGGTTTACTTTAAAGGTCTGGTTCACTGTTGTTCTTTCTGAgctatgattggtcactctgactgAAAGTCAGATGATGGTTGGAGTCACTCTGACTCGGACCATCATCGCCTGCATCAGCCGCAGAAAGGAAACGGGCAGGAATTAAATAAATAAGGATTTTGTCCAACGACAGTTTGGTCAAACGCTACAATATTCTGAGTTTTGTCAACAAAGACAGTATAAGAGTTATGTGGCTGTTGGCGAATCAGAGTTAAGACGTTTGCAGATTAGGAATATTAATGAACTAGGGCTTAGATTCTTAATCCCGCTGTCCTATTCCTCCCCAAACATCTACCCCCGAAACAAGAGTATAAGCCTTTTCCCAAATCAAACAAAGCACAAGATAATCATTCATtcatcatttattcattcattcattcatacttaATGCCACAACAGATTTACtgaaataatgaatgaatgaatgaatgaccttTAATTTCGTAGAAGATACTGATGGAAGACATTTTTAAACTGTAAATACAGCACAGGATTCACATTCACCTTTTCCACTGATTGAGATGAGGCTCATGTTCATaaatgcgtacacacacacacacacacacacacacacacacacacacacacacacacacacacacacacacacacacacacacacacgtctgatcGAATTTTCTACCACTGAGTTAGAATGGATCCCCTGAGCCCACAATTCAAACTGCTTtgctaaagtgtgtgtgtgtgtgtgtgtgtgtgtgtgtgtgtgtgtgtgtgtgtgtgtgtgtgtgtgtgtgtgtgtgtgtgtgtgcacgcacaaacTGATGATGGTTCTTTGATGCTGCAGGGGCATCGAGGATTAGGACAGGATGTTGGATCAGATATTGATCCTCCCTAATGGATCTAAACAATAAAAAGCATTTTTATTTACACTTCCTTTAATCCGTATTAAAACATCAACCTCCACACCACTGTTGCTATTTATCGTCTACTTTATTGTCTAGTTACAAACTTTGGTCATTTTTTAAATGCAGAGTCTGGGACATTTGGACCTCTGGTTCCTAAAGAGTCACTTAGGTTCAGTTCCTCAATAAGCAGGAAGATTCATAAAAGGTGAACTCTGAACGAACAGACTTAAAGGAGGAATTAACCTTTTTTTTTACTATGAACGTTCTGATGGATTCAGCTCGTCGTGCTTATAGTCATCTCAGTGTGCTgttcagaaaaagaaaacatttatttcatatccatttgcacacaaatgaaagaAATCCAGTTTATCTCAACACATCAGAGATGATTCAGTTTAATTAGAATCCAGTTTAGTCAGATTCAGATTCTAATCCTGATCTGAAGAGTTGGATCAAGGCTTGATCGGGTGAGGAGAGCCCTGATTCGGTTAGTTTTGGATTAATTCATTAGCATAGGTTCAGATATTTGGAAGCTAACATCAAAtgggttcaagtttatttatatagcgccaaatcacgactagAGTCGTCTCAAGGGACTTCATAACTTtatcattccaatacaggtcaattcattaatccaatcagtaaaaggtttcatatgaggaacccagcaggttgcatcaagtcactacagcaatcctcatactaagcaagcatgtagcgacagtggagaggaaaactttgtTGTATT
This sequence is a window from Nothobranchius furzeri strain GRZ-AD chromosome 3, NfurGRZ-RIMD1, whole genome shotgun sequence. Protein-coding genes within it:
- the LOC107384961 gene encoding serine/threonine-protein kinase 4, with the protein product MEKVQMRHNPRRQLKKLSEDSLTKQPEEVFDVLEKLGEGSYGSVFKANYKETGEIVAIKQVPVESDLQEIIKEISIMQQCNSPHVVRYYGSYFKNSDLWIVMEYCGGGSVSDIIRIRNKTLTEEEIATVLQSTLKGLEYLHFMRKIHRDIKAGNILLNTEGQAKLADFGVAGQLTDTMAKRNTVIGTPFWMAPEVIQEIGYNCVADIWSLGITGIEMAEGKPPYADIHPMRAIFMIPTNPPPTFRSPDLWSANFQDFISQCLVKNPENRATATQLLQHPFIKSAKPNSILRALIQDAIEIKLKIQEEAEQREQDEEENSDEDEVDQGTMVRAPSESGTIRAAGSLAGSLSGTMIERADTGTMQSQLGTMVINSDDEDEQEAGTMKRRDETMQPAKPSFLEYFEQKEKEANDHNDGRKENNADNRKLPPEGDLEVVRTWSVEELRVRLASLDPQMEQEIEEIRQRYQAKRKPILDAIEAKKRLQQNF